One Sulfolobus sp. S-194 DNA segment encodes these proteins:
- a CDS encoding lipoate--protein ligase family protein, translating to MNIRLLYFEETDPQIFNLASILSYAYSIGELNEMPPTLIVMEGFSRSFSYLGYYQDVDREVKLDNVMKYNVELVRRWKLGMGNIFMDKITGGWAIIFPQKVFKNSAEAYDILVGKVFLDVVKSLGVINAEYVSPNDIRVKGKKLCGTGVSILNDKREVVFFNGFTNLWKPDPELPFKILNIPPEKFADKAIKKPEEYFAAIEIDGNLTPKLGDFREALVKAVSKEFNAKVETEELSDEEEKVWRKYLNILKSEDFIFRRSTGKFMSKNRGYEYTFAQKKYRKLVQASLALDSNRIKDVMITGDFGLVPPDLDEDIVKELIGLTCDDFEVAKNRVLKLVKNGYEIIGASIEEFITPVFIACRGY from the coding sequence ATGAATATTAGATTGTTGTACTTCGAGGAGACAGACCCCCAAATTTTTAACCTAGCCTCAATACTCTCATATGCATATTCTATAGGTGAATTAAATGAAATGCCTCCTACACTGATAGTAATGGAAGGATTCAGTAGATCTTTCTCTTATTTAGGCTACTACCAGGATGTGGACAGAGAGGTTAAGTTAGATAACGTTATGAAATATAACGTGGAATTAGTTAGAAGATGGAAACTAGGAATGGGTAATATCTTTATGGATAAGATTACCGGAGGATGGGCTATAATTTTTCCACAAAAGGTCTTCAAGAACTCCGCAGAAGCTTACGACATTTTAGTGGGTAAAGTGTTTCTTGATGTAGTAAAAAGTCTTGGAGTTATAAACGCTGAGTACGTTAGTCCTAACGATATAAGGGTAAAAGGAAAAAAGTTGTGTGGAACTGGAGTTAGTATATTAAACGATAAAAGAGAAGTAGTATTTTTCAATGGCTTCACGAACTTATGGAAACCCGACCCAGAATTACCCTTCAAGATCCTTAATATTCCTCCTGAGAAATTCGCAGATAAGGCGATTAAAAAACCAGAAGAGTATTTTGCGGCAATAGAAATAGATGGAAACTTGACCCCAAAACTAGGAGACTTTAGAGAAGCTTTAGTAAAGGCCGTAAGTAAGGAATTTAATGCAAAGGTAGAAACGGAAGAATTATCTGATGAAGAGGAGAAAGTTTGGAGAAAATATCTAAATATATTAAAATCAGAGGATTTCATCTTTAGAAGATCTACAGGAAAATTTATGAGTAAGAACAGAGGTTATGAATATACGTTTGCCCAGAAGAAGTACAGAAAGCTTGTCCAAGCTTCATTAGCGTTAGATAGCAATAGAATTAAAGATGTAATGATTACGGGTGACTTCGGATTAGTCCCTCCGGATTTAGATGAGGATATAGTTAAGGAACTAATAGGGTTAACATGTGATGATTTTGAAGTGGCTAAAAATAGAGTTTTAAAGCTAGTGAAAAATGGATACGAAATTATAGGTGCTTCCATAGAAGAATTCATTACTCCAGTATTTATAGCATGTAGAGGATATTAA
- a CDS encoding SCP2 sterol-binding domain-containing protein has product MKFPSLEWAEKLCNEINNIEVEEIRSWNWDILFILRNVKSNNDMKFKVKIKAGKCLGVEEDGDADYIIEGDYKIWKSILLDELDLAVALLNGKLKLIKGDRLNLLRHIRAAVNIASIIRARGLTNDLEIM; this is encoded by the coding sequence ATGAAATTTCCTAGTCTCGAATGGGCTGAGAAATTATGTAATGAAATAAATAATATTGAGGTAGAAGAGATAAGATCGTGGAACTGGGACATATTATTTATATTAAGAAATGTGAAAAGTAATAATGATATGAAATTTAAGGTAAAGATAAAGGCAGGAAAGTGCTTAGGAGTTGAAGAAGACGGAGATGCTGACTATATAATTGAAGGGGATTATAAAATATGGAAATCCATATTATTAGATGAATTAGACTTAGCAGTAGCTTTACTAAATGGTAAGCTTAAATTAATTAAGGGGGATAGGCTCAATTTATTAAGACATATTAGAGCTGCAGTTAACATAGCAAGTATAATAAGGGCTAGGGGGTTAACTAACGATCTGGAAATTATGTAA
- a CDS encoding aldehyde dehydrogenase family protein has translation MNEVVEIKSPSNLKVIGKVKRMTRDEVRGEIEEAYKGFETISKMPLYKRTTILRKVSEILEREQERLARLLAMEAGKPIKDSRVEVVRASRLFRQAAEEAAIVLEGKNYRVDAYEYPPGNENRIVISTREPIGVVTAILPFNFPINSFAHKVAPAIAVGNSVVVKPSISTPLSAIEMKKILVEAGLPDSAVRVVTGYSNEIGDELITHPLVGLITLTGSTQTGLAIASKAVSLGKRIIMELGGSDPIIVLEDANIERASSIAVRARFEYAGQNCNAGKRIIVREEIFEKFLKAFKEKVKSLKVGDPLDESTDIGPVINQESTEKLNKVVEDARTKGGNVEVLNKGPENGYFFPLTLITNANLDMLVLKTEVFGPVAPIVPVKSDEEAISIANSTEYGLQSAVFTNDVNRALKIARELKFGATIINDSTRLRWDSLPFGGFKKTGIGREGVRETMLEMTENKLIAITLL, from the coding sequence ATGAATGAGGTCGTGGAAATTAAGTCTCCTTCTAATTTGAAAGTAATAGGAAAGGTAAAGAGGATGACTAGAGATGAAGTTAGGGGTGAAATAGAAGAAGCTTATAAGGGATTTGAAACTATATCCAAAATGCCCTTATATAAAAGGACTACAATATTAAGGAAAGTTTCGGAGATCTTGGAAAGGGAGCAAGAAAGGTTAGCTAGATTGTTAGCTATGGAAGCCGGAAAACCAATAAAGGATTCGAGAGTTGAGGTAGTGAGAGCTTCCAGGCTATTTAGGCAAGCTGCCGAAGAAGCTGCAATAGTATTAGAGGGTAAAAACTATAGAGTTGACGCTTATGAATATCCTCCGGGGAATGAAAATAGAATAGTAATTAGTACTAGAGAACCTATAGGGGTAGTAACTGCTATATTACCATTTAACTTTCCTATAAATTCATTTGCACATAAAGTAGCCCCTGCAATAGCAGTAGGAAATTCTGTAGTAGTGAAACCCAGTATAAGTACTCCGTTGTCCGCAATAGAAATGAAAAAGATACTTGTAGAGGCTGGACTTCCTGACAGTGCTGTTAGGGTAGTGACTGGGTATAGTAATGAGATAGGGGATGAATTAATAACTCATCCTTTAGTTGGATTAATAACGTTAACGGGTTCTACGCAAACTGGTTTGGCAATAGCTTCTAAGGCGGTTTCTTTAGGAAAGAGGATTATTATGGAATTAGGAGGATCTGATCCTATAATAGTTTTAGAAGATGCAAATATAGAGAGAGCATCTTCAATAGCTGTTAGGGCTAGATTTGAATATGCAGGACAAAATTGTAACGCTGGAAAGAGAATAATAGTCAGAGAGGAAATTTTTGAAAAATTCCTTAAAGCTTTTAAGGAGAAAGTAAAGTCTCTTAAGGTCGGAGACCCTCTAGATGAGAGTACCGATATAGGTCCAGTAATCAATCAAGAAAGTACTGAGAAGTTAAATAAAGTAGTAGAAGATGCGAGAACGAAAGGAGGTAATGTTGAAGTACTTAATAAAGGACCCGAAAATGGGTATTTCTTCCCGTTAACTTTGATTACCAATGCTAATTTAGACATGTTAGTTTTGAAGACTGAGGTATTTGGACCAGTAGCACCTATTGTTCCAGTAAAGAGCGATGAAGAGGCTATTAGTATTGCTAACTCTACCGAATACGGGTTGCAATCTGCCGTATTTACTAATGATGTAAATAGGGCTCTTAAAATAGCTAGGGAGTTAAAGTTTGGTGCAACGATAATTAATGATAGTACGAGACTCAGATGGGATTCCTTACCTTTTGGAGGATTTAAGAAAACTGGAATAGGGAGAGAAGGAGTTAGAGAGACAATGCTTGAAATGACTGAAAATAAGTTAATAGCAATAACGTTATTATAA
- a CDS encoding PaaI family thioesterase encodes MSVTHQDLITYIESHPMSKLLELKVEDIAEDRVVVKFPFKELIRIPGDMVHGGISMYVLDTVCWSVARLVSDTQVLTLELKFSFLEPLKGKEFRVIGKILKKGKRTIFTEGEIYNDKGKLCVKALGTFMKVG; translated from the coding sequence ATGAGCGTAACACATCAAGATCTCATAACTTACATAGAATCCCATCCTATGTCTAAACTCTTAGAACTAAAAGTTGAAGATATAGCAGAGGATCGCGTAGTAGTTAAGTTCCCATTTAAAGAATTGATACGTATCCCTGGAGATATGGTTCATGGAGGAATTTCTATGTATGTTTTAGATACAGTTTGTTGGTCAGTTGCTAGATTAGTTTCAGATACTCAAGTTTTAACGTTAGAGTTGAAGTTCTCTTTCCTAGAACCTTTAAAGGGAAAAGAATTTAGAGTAATAGGAAAGATTCTAAAGAAAGGTAAAAGAACCATATTTACAGAAGGCGAAATTTATAATGACAAGGGAAAGCTTTGTGTCAAGGCTTTAGGAACTTTCATGAAAGTGGGTTAG
- a CDS encoding class I adenylate-forming enzyme family protein, giving the protein MSLATLLYEKGKTNPSKTFLIGEKMLTYNDAIEEISSIASNFSPGEPVLHLMYNSIPSILAYLASFWAGSKIIALDPLTSAEDLKFILDDAKPEVVITDDEIYNREKNILKDYKVITKLQKKEKIREPYEYKDNEAGLIYYYAGVAGKTMQVLHSPRRVIKNIKESYNTSQIKEVRSVLTVPLAHVLGNSVLGITIKSGGTMYIMKKFNIKELINSTQTYRINYLSTVPMIYDSLLSENADLSSLELCISSAAPLSFNTLKSFKQKYGKDILQAYGCTECLGVTYQPMEYAGILTIGKPLPSVEIRIVKDNGKEAEIGETGELWVKSPWVMLGYRDQNETKKVFEGNWLKTGDLVTMDERGLLYFRGIKKRMLKYKGYPIFPRDLEDILKTHEMVIDAKVVGEDEGNLGQKPVAYVIIKERRSGIEEELLNFVNSRVAFYKKLKKVYIVDKLP; this is encoded by the coding sequence GTGAGTTTAGCTACCTTATTATATGAAAAAGGTAAGACTAACCCATCTAAAACGTTCTTAATTGGAGAAAAAATGTTAACATATAATGACGCAATAGAGGAGATATCCAGCATAGCCTCAAACTTTTCACCTGGAGAGCCTGTATTACATTTAATGTATAATTCAATTCCCTCAATTCTCGCTTATTTAGCTTCATTCTGGGCAGGATCAAAAATAATAGCGTTAGATCCATTAACCTCAGCAGAAGATCTTAAATTTATTTTAGACGATGCAAAACCTGAAGTAGTAATTACAGATGATGAAATTTACAACAGAGAAAAAAACATTTTAAAGGACTATAAGGTAATTACTAAATTGCAAAAGAAGGAGAAGATAAGGGAACCTTACGAATATAAGGATAATGAGGCTGGGCTAATCTATTATTATGCTGGAGTAGCAGGAAAGACAATGCAGGTATTACATAGTCCTAGAAGAGTAATAAAGAACATTAAGGAGAGTTACAACACATCACAGATAAAAGAGGTAAGATCAGTATTAACGGTTCCTTTGGCTCACGTTTTAGGTAATAGCGTGCTTGGAATAACCATAAAATCTGGTGGAACAATGTATATAATGAAGAAGTTTAACATTAAGGAGTTAATTAACTCCACACAGACGTACAGGATAAACTATCTATCCACAGTTCCAATGATTTATGATTCTTTACTTTCAGAAAACGCTGATTTAAGCAGCCTAGAACTTTGCATAAGTTCTGCTGCCCCCCTATCTTTCAATACCTTAAAGTCCTTTAAGCAAAAATATGGAAAGGATATATTACAAGCTTACGGCTGCACTGAATGTCTGGGAGTCACATATCAACCGATGGAATATGCTGGAATACTAACGATAGGAAAACCCTTACCCAGTGTAGAGATAAGAATCGTTAAAGATAATGGAAAGGAAGCTGAAATAGGAGAAACCGGAGAGTTATGGGTCAAATCCCCTTGGGTCATGTTGGGATATAGGGATCAAAATGAGACAAAAAAGGTATTTGAAGGAAACTGGCTTAAGACGGGTGATTTAGTTACAATGGATGAGAGAGGTTTACTTTACTTTAGAGGGATTAAGAAGAGGATGTTAAAGTATAAGGGATATCCCATATTCCCTAGAGACCTTGAAGACATATTAAAAACACATGAAATGGTTATAGATGCTAAAGTAGTAGGAGAGGATGAGGGTAATTTAGGACAGAAACCAGTAGCTTATGTGATAATTAAGGAAAGAAGAAGTGGAATAGAAGAAGAATTATTAAATTTTGTTAATTCTAGGGTTGCATTTTATAAGAAACTTAAAAAAGTATATATTGTAGATAAATTACCGTAA
- a CDS encoding PaaX family transcriptional regulator C-terminal domain-containing protein, giving the protein MKLKTLIFTILGDYNLSKKNGAIRARSLVRLVEPFGFTNSAIRTALHRLKREGLITSVNRGSYTFSQETLLKFETAIKRVKEWRFGHWDGKWRVVVYNFSEDNKALRNKIRRELKWLGFGALASSTWVSPNPLEDVVNEMVEKYWKDGGKVYLFIAHFPQDPQIIIRKCWNLSEIELKYNEFISKWVKLLDKIDKLTPAEAFVNKITILHEYRKFLHIDPGLPQELLPNNWIGYEAYKLFKDIYESLTPLANKYFESVYEE; this is encoded by the coding sequence ATGAAATTAAAGACGTTGATTTTTACGATTCTGGGAGACTATAATTTGAGTAAGAAGAATGGTGCAATAAGAGCTAGAAGTCTAGTAAGGTTAGTTGAGCCATTTGGCTTTACTAATAGTGCAATCAGAACTGCGTTACATAGATTAAAACGTGAAGGATTAATAACTAGTGTAAATAGAGGTAGTTATACATTTTCTCAGGAGACGCTGTTAAAGTTCGAAACTGCAATAAAGAGAGTTAAGGAGTGGAGGTTCGGACATTGGGACGGGAAATGGAGGGTAGTAGTGTATAATTTCAGCGAGGATAATAAGGCGTTAAGGAATAAAATAAGAAGAGAGTTAAAGTGGTTAGGTTTTGGAGCCTTAGCCTCATCAACATGGGTTTCCCCTAATCCTTTAGAAGATGTGGTAAATGAGATGGTAGAGAAATATTGGAAGGATGGAGGAAAGGTTTACTTATTCATAGCCCATTTCCCACAAGACCCGCAGATCATAATAAGGAAGTGCTGGAATTTAAGCGAAATAGAGTTAAAGTATAATGAGTTCATAAGTAAGTGGGTAAAACTTTTAGATAAAATCGATAAGCTAACTCCTGCTGAAGCTTTCGTAAATAAGATAACAATACTTCATGAGTATAGAAAATTCCTTCACATAGACCCTGGATTACCACAAGAACTCTTACCCAATAATTGGATAGGGTATGAAGCGTACAAATTATTTAAAGACATCTATGAGTCTCTTACACCATTAGCTAACAAATACTTTGAGAGCGTCTATGAAGAATAA
- a CDS encoding acetoacetate decarboxylase family protein, translating into MKGKLNINQVFAMPGNAPLYLKPPAYYRDCQILMGIFKGNPDGISETIPDNLDLVTLGDNKPLFLYFQAYYPFSSLYGSYNEAVLAPLVLYQNQPHLFVSYIYVDNDAALTAGREIWGFPKKFANMKLEIKGENIEAVLERPAGRKLISAQMRIERQAKLEELQSSGIGSSPSLLLKIIPNPDAESKPSIELVKVEVKMMPRVSTSDNSLELWTGKLLLNFVEESLTDPLFKFGPVELVSAYFGRFDMILPPGKVIYKYI; encoded by the coding sequence ATGAAGGGTAAACTAAATATAAACCAAGTATTTGCCATGCCCGGTAACGCTCCTCTATATTTAAAACCACCTGCCTACTATAGGGATTGTCAAATACTGATGGGAATATTTAAGGGAAATCCAGACGGAATTAGTGAAACAATACCGGATAACCTGGATCTGGTAACGTTAGGAGACAATAAGCCATTATTCCTCTATTTCCAAGCATATTACCCCTTTTCAAGCCTTTATGGATCATATAACGAGGCTGTATTAGCTCCTTTAGTCCTTTATCAAAATCAGCCCCATCTCTTCGTTTCATACATTTATGTGGATAATGACGCTGCTCTCACTGCCGGTAGGGAAATTTGGGGATTTCCTAAGAAGTTCGCTAATATGAAATTGGAAATAAAGGGAGAAAATATAGAGGCAGTTTTAGAGAGACCAGCTGGAAGAAAGTTAATAAGTGCTCAAATGAGGATTGAGAGACAGGCGAAACTAGAGGAGTTACAATCATCTGGAATTGGCTCGTCTCCAAGTCTTCTTCTTAAAATAATTCCTAATCCAGATGCAGAATCCAAACCTTCCATAGAATTAGTTAAAGTTGAAGTTAAAATGATGCCTAGAGTTTCAACGAGTGACAATTCCTTAGAGTTATGGACTGGAAAATTATTATTAAATTTTGTGGAGGAAAGTTTAACAGATCCATTATTTAAATTCGGTCCCGTAGAATTGGTAAGTGCCTATTTCGGAAGATTTGATATGATACTACCACCTGGAAAAGTTATATATAAATATATTTAA
- a CDS encoding AMP-binding protein → MKYEELVKNFSWDEVKNYFGEDFRDKLIRDSSDTAVFRVDSKWDKESLSYSQLKDKAQRLSAFLRHEFKVKKGDVVACLASKKVEQVVYLVSSWILGAIYEPLFTAFGPAAIEMRTRDKKPKVLLAQDDQYDKIKDMLENIITFPGKRGNSVSFDEAISYDKLRREEWEKISYDDPSGLQYTSGTTGRPKGALQNFRTLYSLYVYIKYGIGLREADVFWTPADPGWAYGLGVGIISPIISGKTVIFFDKLFSPEDTLKFIEDFKITNFAFVPTAYRMIMGTIKEPKKFNLRITRASSAGEPLNPEVIRWFKENLGFMIKDHYGQTESGMIVYNGWGYEADAKPGSMGLPAPGYQVTVIDGVIAVNKNCEGFYFLGYINDEERTKKVFKGDWYLTGDVAEIDKDGYFWFIGREDEVIKVSGYRVSPFEIESILIQHPAIMEAAVIGVDDPVKGKIIKAYVVLKPNYKPSDDLANEIINFVREKYSRHAYPREVKFVTSLPKTESGKIQKYRLRELG, encoded by the coding sequence ATGAAATATGAAGAATTAGTTAAAAATTTTAGTTGGGACGAGGTAAAAAATTACTTTGGTGAGGATTTTAGAGATAAGTTAATAAGGGATAGTAGTGATACGGCAGTATTCAGAGTAGATAGTAAATGGGATAAGGAGTCCCTATCATACTCTCAATTAAAGGACAAAGCTCAGAGGTTAAGCGCGTTTTTAAGACATGAATTTAAGGTAAAGAAAGGTGATGTAGTAGCTTGTCTAGCATCTAAGAAAGTTGAACAAGTAGTTTATTTAGTTTCCAGCTGGATATTAGGAGCAATATATGAGCCTTTGTTCACGGCTTTCGGGCCTGCTGCAATAGAGATGAGGACTAGAGATAAAAAGCCTAAAGTTTTACTAGCACAAGATGATCAATATGATAAAATCAAGGATATGTTAGAAAATATAATTACATTTCCAGGGAAGAGAGGAAATTCTGTATCCTTTGACGAAGCCATATCTTATGATAAGTTAAGGAGAGAGGAATGGGAGAAGATCTCATACGACGATCCCTCGGGCTTACAATATACTTCTGGTACTACAGGAAGGCCTAAGGGAGCATTACAGAACTTCAGAACACTTTATAGTCTATATGTTTACATAAAGTACGGTATTGGTTTAAGAGAAGCTGACGTATTCTGGACTCCAGCAGACCCAGGATGGGCTTATGGTCTCGGAGTAGGGATAATATCCCCTATAATATCTGGGAAAACTGTAATATTCTTCGATAAGTTATTCTCTCCCGAAGATACTCTGAAATTTATTGAAGATTTTAAAATTACTAATTTCGCTTTCGTACCAACTGCTTACAGGATGATAATGGGAACTATAAAAGAGCCTAAAAAATTTAACTTAAGGATAACTAGAGCCAGTTCTGCAGGAGAACCACTTAACCCAGAAGTTATAAGATGGTTTAAAGAAAATTTAGGTTTTATGATTAAGGACCATTATGGTCAGACAGAATCTGGAATGATAGTCTATAACGGTTGGGGTTATGAAGCTGATGCGAAGCCAGGAAGTATGGGATTACCTGCACCAGGGTATCAAGTCACTGTAATTGACGGAGTAATAGCAGTTAACAAGAATTGTGAGGGATTTTATTTCTTAGGTTATATAAATGATGAAGAGAGAACTAAGAAGGTATTTAAAGGGGATTGGTATTTAACTGGTGATGTTGCAGAAATAGATAAGGATGGGTACTTCTGGTTCATAGGGAGAGAAGATGAAGTGATAAAGGTATCAGGGTATAGAGTGAGTCCGTTTGAAATAGAAAGTATTCTAATACAACATCCTGCAATTATGGAGGCAGCGGTAATAGGAGTAGATGACCCAGTTAAGGGGAAGATAATCAAAGCTTACGTAGTTCTAAAACCAAATTATAAGCCCTCAGATGACTTAGCAAATGAAATAATTAATTTCGTAAGGGAAAAGTACTCAAGACATGCATACCCAAGAGAAGTGAAATTCGTCACTTCACTTCCTAAGACCGAGAGTGGTAAAATACAGAAATATAGGCTTAGAGAATTAGGATAA
- a CDS encoding AMP-binding protein — protein MELYSLSKIRKFIKEVEENPLKFWWETRKMIKWIVKPKDIAEGDPPKIKWYIGGKSNICWNAIDVNLDENKDKVAFYYMNENGFTKAITYWDLFYEVNRVSYLLKELGVKKGDTVSLLMPNIPEALYFALAIYRLGGVIAMHYLGLSPQTFAERLNDSGSKILVTASKGFRNGSEIRIKDYIDKVLSEYKTPVEKVIVVGRGFSDFNLVQNRDLLYEDIVPKGKTYVKPEEIESNDPVIIAYTSGTTGKPKGIYSSLAYIVASTWALKAVLGFREREDVIWILSDLGWLTWGGNIHFIPQKRLTGIIFEGFIGHKRELFSRVIERFNVNLVWMPTTLLNMLKSLGEESIKAGDVSSLRLILNTGEPLNPGTWQWLRENMPDVFIADSYWMTEYGFPIAATPFGLGEIPYKPGSAGLKFFGVKVVDDDGKPLPPNQKGYIVLSMLNPAMGRLWNDPDMERFIKIYTSRFPNYVYTGDYGFYDNDGYLYVLGRVDDIILAGGNRVGTMEIEGILVSNPNIAEAAVVGYNTNNSYRIAAFIVPKAGINISVDSIRNYLQDKGYSVDDIFIVRRLPKTKSAKIMRRLLRALLSDEQLGDISALDDINVLNELRAIINK, from the coding sequence ATGGAACTATATTCATTATCTAAAATTAGAAAGTTTATAAAGGAAGTTGAAGAAAATCCCCTTAAGTTTTGGTGGGAGACTAGGAAAATGATAAAATGGATTGTAAAACCTAAGGATATAGCAGAGGGAGATCCGCCTAAAATAAAGTGGTATATAGGAGGAAAATCGAATATATGTTGGAATGCAATAGACGTTAATCTTGATGAAAATAAAGATAAAGTTGCGTTTTATTATATGAATGAAAACGGATTTACTAAAGCGATAACTTACTGGGATCTATTCTATGAGGTAAACAGAGTAAGTTATCTCTTAAAGGAGTTAGGCGTTAAAAAGGGAGACACTGTATCCTTATTAATGCCTAACATCCCAGAAGCGTTGTACTTCGCCTTAGCTATATATCGACTAGGAGGGGTAATAGCAATGCATTATCTTGGCTTGTCGCCACAAACATTTGCTGAGAGGCTAAATGATAGTGGCTCTAAAATTCTAGTAACTGCATCAAAGGGATTTAGAAATGGGAGTGAAATAAGGATTAAGGACTACATCGACAAAGTATTAAGTGAATATAAAACTCCCGTGGAGAAAGTAATAGTAGTAGGTAGGGGATTTTCGGATTTTAACTTAGTTCAGAATAGGGATTTATTATACGAGGACATAGTTCCTAAGGGTAAAACTTACGTTAAGCCAGAAGAGATAGAGTCTAACGATCCAGTAATAATAGCTTATACCTCTGGCACTACTGGAAAGCCTAAGGGAATATATTCCTCTCTAGCATATATAGTAGCTTCAACATGGGCACTTAAGGCAGTTTTAGGATTCCGTGAAAGAGAAGACGTAATTTGGATTCTCTCAGATTTAGGATGGTTAACTTGGGGAGGTAATATTCACTTTATCCCCCAAAAGAGATTAACTGGAATAATATTCGAAGGCTTCATAGGGCATAAGAGAGAATTATTCTCAAGGGTCATTGAGAGGTTTAACGTTAATTTAGTCTGGATGCCTACCACGCTACTTAACATGCTTAAAAGCTTAGGTGAGGAATCCATAAAGGCAGGAGATGTAAGTTCATTAAGATTAATATTAAATACTGGAGAACCTCTTAATCCTGGAACATGGCAGTGGTTAAGGGAGAACATGCCTGATGTATTTATCGCTGACTCATATTGGATGACCGAATACGGATTTCCCATAGCTGCAACTCCTTTTGGACTAGGCGAAATTCCCTATAAACCTGGTTCGGCTGGACTGAAATTCTTTGGCGTTAAGGTAGTTGATGACGATGGTAAACCTTTACCACCTAATCAGAAAGGTTATATTGTTTTAAGTATGCTTAATCCCGCGATGGGTAGACTGTGGAACGATCCTGATATGGAGAGGTTTATAAAAATCTATACTTCGAGGTTTCCTAACTACGTTTATACTGGTGATTACGGATTTTATGATAATGATGGATATCTTTACGTTTTAGGAAGGGTTGATGATATAATATTAGCTGGCGGTAATAGAGTAGGGACAATGGAAATTGAAGGGATTTTAGTAAGTAACCCCAATATAGCGGAAGCCGCTGTAGTAGGTTATAACACAAATAATAGTTACAGAATAGCTGCCTTTATAGTACCTAAGGCTGGTATTAACATATCAGTAGATAGTATTAGAAATTATCTACAAGACAAGGGATACTCGGTAGATGATATCTTCATAGTCAGAAGATTACCTAAAACTAAGAGTGCTAAGATAATGAGAAGATTACTTAGGGCTCTACTTTCCGATGAGCAATTAGGGGACATATCGGCTTTAGATGACATTAACGTATTAAATGAGTTAAGGGCGATTATAAATAAATAA
- a CDS encoding CaiB/BaiF CoA-transferase family protein — MNRVLELGSNISAPLIGEILADLGFEVIKVEPPPYGDDRRRIKPEINGVSVYFASTNRGKKSVTINLKTSEGYEIFKKLVKSARILITNYRPTALKRLRIDYETLKEINHNLIYCSITGFGPEEADKPAYDATILALSGLMDMTGEEKGPPAKFATSISDILTALMGTILILSALNRGESSFINVPMIYTQFYLMLEDAYMYLNAGIIPKRIGSAHRYLVPYQAFKTVDGYIFVAIFTDEQYKKLCKALRREDLEKFDTNQKRLENREYIVSELQKIFGNNTREYWVKVLSEADVPVAPILNLAEAFQRYGNKLVYEVNGMKYIMFPFNKKETKAPRLGEHTREILLELGYGKDEIDNLIKKGVIMETI; from the coding sequence ATGAATAGGGTCCTTGAGTTGGGGAGTAATATCTCAGCACCTCTAATTGGTGAAATATTAGCCGATTTAGGATTTGAGGTAATAAAGGTTGAGCCTCCTCCCTATGGTGATGATAGGAGGAGAATTAAACCAGAGATTAATGGGGTCAGTGTTTATTTTGCCAGTACGAATAGGGGGAAGAAGAGTGTTACAATTAACCTTAAGACAAGTGAGGGTTACGAAATTTTCAAAAAGTTGGTAAAATCTGCTAGGATATTAATTACTAATTATAGACCCACAGCTCTTAAAAGGCTAAGAATAGATTACGAGACTTTAAAAGAGATTAACCACAACTTAATATACTGTTCAATAACAGGTTTTGGACCAGAGGAGGCTGATAAGCCTGCTTATGATGCAACAATATTAGCCTTGAGCGGCCTAATGGATATGACTGGGGAAGAAAAAGGACCTCCCGCTAAATTTGCAACCTCAATTTCGGATATATTGACTGCCCTAATGGGTACTATACTTATCTTATCTGCGTTAAATAGAGGTGAATCAAGCTTCATTAACGTGCCAATGATTTATACTCAATTTTACTTAATGCTCGAAGATGCTTATATGTACTTAAACGCCGGAATAATACCTAAGAGGATAGGTTCTGCACATAGGTATTTAGTTCCTTACCAAGCGTTTAAGACAGTTGACGGTTATATTTTCGTGGCAATTTTCACTGATGAACAATATAAAAAATTGTGTAAAGCTCTAAGGAGAGAAGATCTAGAGAAATTTGATACTAATCAAAAGAGACTTGAAAACAGAGAGTATATAGTAAGTGAACTACAAAAGATATTTGGGAATAATACTAGAGAATATTGGGTAAAGGTGTTAAGTGAAGCTGACGTACCGGTAGCACCAATACTTAACTTAGCTGAAGCATTTCAAAGATATGGCAATAAATTGGTTTATGAGGTAAATGGTATGAAATATATTATGTTTCCTTTTAATAAAAAGGAGACCAAAGCCCCAAGATTAGGTGAACATACTAGAGAGATTCTACTTGAATTAGGATATGGTAAAGACGAGATAGATAATTTAATTAAAAAAGGAGTAATAATGGAAACTATATGA